The genomic stretch GGCCAATTACGACCCGGTCGACGGCATCAGCGGCGCCACCATCCTCGGCAACGGCCGGGTGGCGCTCATTTTGGACATCGCCCGGCTCCGCGAGATCGATGCCGAACCGCGACCCGAAAAGCCATCCCCCATTCACCCGGTCGCTATCAGCGCGCCGCGAGAGGAGATCACCCATGCAGCCTGATCAGACGTCGATCGCCGGTTTCGCTCAGGACGATCTCGATGCGCCGCCGGGTGGCGAGAATCGGCAGCAATTCATCACCTTCACGCTCGGAGCCGAGGAATACGGCATCGACATCATGGTGGTCCGCGAGATCAAGGGCTGGACCGACACCACGATGATTCCGAACGCGCCGGTTCATGTCCGCGGCGTGATCAATTTGCGCGGCGTCATCGTGCCGATCTTCGACCTGCGCGCGCGGTTCGGAGTCGGCCTCACCGTCCCCACCAGCATGCATGTGGTGATCATCGTCGCGGCCGGTACGCGGACCATCGGGCTGCTGGTCGATACCGTGTCCGACATCATCTCGATCGATCCGAAGGCGATCCGGCCGGTGCCCGAAATGGGACTCCCGACCGAGGATCAGTTCCTCGAAGGATTGGTGGCGATCGATAACCGGATGGTCACGCTGGTCTCGCTGGCTGGGCTTTTCGGGAATTCCGCCGAAGCCAGCAAGCGACACTTCAAGGGCGATGCCGCGACGTCGAAGGCCGCCTGATCCGAGCGTTCCAGTCAATTGAATCGCTATCCAAAACAATCGAGGACACCGTCATGATGCACGAATTGGACGCCCAGGACGATCTGGATGTGGCAAAGCCCGCGCCCGTCAAAGCCAGCAAGAAGAAGGCAAAGCCCGCCGCGGTGAGTTCAGCGACGCCATCGTCGGGCGCCGATCGCAAATGGCGCAGCATCGTCGATGCCATCAGCCGTTCGCAGGCCATGATCGAATTCGCGTTGGACGGCACGATCATGGAAGCCAATACCAACTTCCTCACCGTCTTTGGCTATGCGTTGGACGACATCAAGGGGCGGCATCATTCGATGCTGGTCGACCCGGCCTATCGCAGCAGTGCGGAATATCGCGCGTTCTGGGAAAAGCTCGGCCGCGGCGAGCACGATTCCGGCGAGTACAAGCGCATCGGCAATGGCGGCAAGGAAATCTGGCTCGAAGCGAGCTACAATCCATTCATGGGTGCCGACGGCAAGCCCATCGGTGTGGTGAAATACGCGACCGACATTACCCAGCGCGTGATCAAGAATGCCGATGTCAGTGGTCAGATCGCCGCGGTCAACAAGTCGCAGGCGGTGATCGAGTTCGGCCTCGACGGCACGATCCTGAAGGCCAACGATAACTTCCTGAACGCGGTCGGCTACGCGGCGGCGGAGCTGGTCGGTCAGCACCACTCGATGTTCGTCGATCCATTGTATCGCGGCAGTCCCGATTATCGCATGTTCTGGGACAAGCTCGGACGCGGCGAATATGATGCCGGCCAGTACAGGCGATTTGGCAAGGGCGGCCGGGAAATCTGGCTCGAGGCGAGCTACAACCCGATCCTCGGCCCCGACGGCAAGCCCTACAAGGTGGTGAAATACGCCACCGACATCACGGCTCAAACCGTCAAGAACGCCGATTTCAGCGGTCAGATCGAAGCCGTCAACAAGGCCCAGGCCGTGATCGAGTTCACGCTCGACGGCAAGGTGCTGCGCGCCAATGACAACTTCCTGAATACGATGGGCTACGTTTCCGCCGAATTGGTCGGGCAACACCACTCGCTGCTCGTCGAGCCGGCCTATCGGCAGAGCACCGACTACCGGATGTTCTGGGACAAGCTCGGCCGCGGTGAATACGACGCCGGGCAGTACAAGCGGGTCGGCAAGGGCGGCAAGGAAGTCTGGATCCAGGCCAGCTACAATCCGATCATCGGTCCGGACGGCAAGCCCTTCAAGGTGGTGAAATACGCCACCGATATCACCCTACAGGTCAAGGCGACCGAAGCGCTGCAGGCCGCCGTGCAGCAGACCCAGGACGTCGTCAACGCGGCGAAGGAGAACGATCTGCGCCACCGCGTCCCGCTGGAAGGCAAGACCGGTGAGATCGCGCAGCTGTGCGAGGGCGTCAATGGCCTGCTCGACACCATGTCGACGATGATCGGCGAAATTTCCGAGACCTCGCACACGCTCACCACGGCAGCGCGCGAGATCGCCACCGGCAACACCGATCTGTCGCAACGCACCGAAGAACAGGCCGCCAGTCTGGAAGAGACCGCAGCCAGCATGGAGGAGCTGACCAATACGGTCAGGCAGAATGCGGAAAACGCCCAGCAGGCCAACAAGCTCGCCTCGTCGGCCTCGGACGTCGCGTTGAAGGGCGGTTCGGTGGTGGCCGAAGTGGTGCAGACCATGGACGGCATCACCCATGCGAGCCGCAAGATCGCCGACATCATCGGCGTGATCGACGAGATCGCGTTCCAGACCAACATCCTGGCGCTCAACGCGGCGGTGGAAGCCGCGCGCGCCGGCGATCAGGGGCGCGGCTTTGCGGTGGTCGCCGCCGAAGTCCGCAACCTGGCTCAGCGCAGCGCCAACGCCGCCAAGGAGATCAAGGGGCTGATCTCGGATTCGGTCTCCAAGGTGGAATCCGGCTCGCGCCTGGTCGATACCGCCGGCAAGACCATGGAAGAGATCGTGCAGTCGGTGAAGCGCGTGACCGACATCATGGCGGAGATCTCCGCGGCCTCGCAGGAGCAGCGTGGCGGCATCGAACAGGTGAACAACGCCGTCACCCAGATGGACAAGGTCACGCAGCAAAATGCCGCGCTGGTCGAGGAAGCGGCCGCGGCTGCCAAATCGATGGAAGACCAGACCAACTCGATGTCGGAGATGGTGAGTCAGTTCCTGCTGTCGGAAGGCTTCGAGGGTAGTCACCACGCGCCGGCAAAGGGCGGCATGAGGCCGACCGGCAATCCGGTCGTCGATCGGACGCTGCGCTCGGCCAAGGAACCGGTATCGGCGATCCGGTCGCGGCCGTCGGCCCATGGCGGCGAGAGTTCCAGACAGCAGCGGGTCGAGGAGGAGCCGGTGCGACGTCGCGTTGCGGCGGGCGGCGATACCGACTGGAAGCAGTTCTAGGCGAGGCATTGGCGCCGGTTCATCGCGATGAACCGGCGCATCAGGCGACCGTGGTGAGGAGAGTTTCGTGCAGCAGGACTATGTTCTTCAGGACGGCGACTTCCGCAAGATCGCCAATCTGGTGATGGAGAAGACCGGAATCGTCTTGAGCGAAAAGAAGCGCGCCTTCATTCACGGGCGGCTCGGTCGACGGCTGCGGATCCTGGGCCTGGAGGATTTCAGCCAGTACTGCCGCCTGCTGGAGAGCCGCGCCGGCGAAGACGAACGTCACATGCTGATCAACGCGGTGACCACCAACCATACCAGCTTCTTCCGCGAGGAGCATCATTTCGACTACCTCACCAAAACGGTGTTGCCGACCATCGCAGCCCCATACGGCAACAAGCCCGGCCGGCTGCGGATCTGGTCGGCCGGCTGCTCGACCGGGGAGGAGCCGCACACGCTGGCGATGATGCTGCGGGAATTCCGGCCGTCGCTGGCGGACTGGGACGCCAAGATCCTCGCCACGGATCTCGACACCAACGTCGTCAGCCACGCCGCCACCGGGCTTTATGACGCCGATCGGCTCGAGACGATCCCGGCCGCCTATCGCAAGCGTTACGTCACGGTGGAAGATGACGGGCGATTCCGGATCAACGACGAAGTCCGCTCGCTGATCAGCTTCGCTCCGCTGAACCTGCTGGAAAAATGGCCGATGAGCGGCCCGTTCGATGTGATCTTTTGCAGGAATGTGGTGATCTATTTCGACAAGCCGACGCAACGCACGTTGTTCGATCGCTATGCCGAATTGCTGCGGCCCGATGGCTGGCTGTTCATCGGCCATTCCGAGAGCCTGCTCAACGTCACCAATCGGTTCAGCCTGGTCGGGCGCACAATCTATCGCAGGACGTCATGAGCCGGCATTCGCGCATCCACGGGGTCAAGCCCGCAGGCGACGCCGCGACGCAGTCCGGCGTGCGGCGCTATCGCGATCCGCGGTTCGACGCGACTGCGGTCAAGGTGTTTCCCGGTGAGCACTATGTGACCGCGGTCGCCGACGAAATGCTCGTCACCATCCTGGGCTCCTGTGTCGCGGCCTGCATCAGAGATCCGCTCGCCAATGTCGGGGGCATGAATCACTTCATGTTGCCGGAAGCCGCGGGCGCCGGCTGGGACACCGCGTCGGATACGATGCGTTACGGCAACGTCGCGATGGAACGCCTGATCAACGATATCCTGGCCCGGGGCGGCTCGCGCCAACGTCTGGAAATCAAGGTGTTTGGCGGCGGCAATGTGATGCGCGGGACCACCAATATCGGCCACCGCAACGCGGAGTTCGTCGAGAGTTATCTCGGCGCGGAGAATCTGCCGATCGCCGCCCATCACCTGCGGGGTAACCTGCCGCGCCGCGTCCATTATTTCCCGGCCACCGGCAGGGTCATGCTGCTCGAATTGCAACGCACCGAGGAGGAAGCGGTGGTCCGCAGCGAGCGCAACTACAAATCAAAAATCCAGGTCGAACCCGTGGCGGGTTCGGCGGAACTGTTTTGAGGTCGACCATGCAGCCCATTCGCGTACTCATCGTTGATGACTCGGCCTTCGTCCGGCAGGTGCTCACCGAATTGCTGTCGAGCGACCCGACTATCCTGGTGGTGGGCGCCGCGCCGGACCCGATCGTTGCCAGGGAAATGATCAAGGCGCTCAATCCCGATCTGATCACCCTCGATATCGAGATGCCGCGGATGGACGGATTGGCGTTCCTCGAGAGGATCATGGCGTTGCGGCCGATGCCGGTGGTGATGATTTCGTCGCTGACCCAGAAGGGCGCCGACGCGGCGCTGCGGGCGCTGGCGATGGGCGCGGTGGATTACATCGCCAAGCCGATGATCGGCTTGAGCGAAGGCTTCCAGGCGCTGAAGGACGAGATCATCGCAGTCGTGAAGGTTGCGGCCAAGGCAAAAGTCCGGGTGGCCTCGCCAGACAGGGCGCCGATGGCGCGCCTCGGCACCGGCCAGCACTACAGCTCGTCCGAGAAGGTGATCGCGGTCGGCGCGTCGACCGGCGGCGTCGAGGCGTTGCAGGAATTGCTCACCGCGTTTCCGGCGGATTCGCCGGCGATTCTCGTGACCCAGCACATGCCGGCTGCCTTCACGGCTGGTTTCGCCAATCGGCTCGACCAGTTCTGCGCGGTGACCGTGAGCCAGGCCAAGGACGGCGAGCGGGTGTTGCCGGGCCACGTCTACATCGCGCCCGGCGGCTTCCATATGGAATTGGCGCGCTCGGGCGCCAACTATGTGTGCCGGATCGGCAGCCAGCCGCCGGTGTCCGGACATCGGCCGTCGGTCGACGTGCTGTTCCGCTCGGTGGCGAAGGCGGCCGGCGCCAATGCGGTCGGCATCATGCTGACCGGCATGGGCTCCGACGGCGCGCAGGGAATGTTGGAAATGCGCCGAGCCGGCGCCTCCACGATCGGGCAGGATGAAGCGAGCTGCGTGGTTTACGGCATGCCGAAGGCGGCGTTCGATTGCGGGGCGGTCGAGATCGAACTGCCGATCCGGAAAATCGCCCAGCAGGTGCTGCAGAATTGCGAGGCTTTGGCGGGCCGCGGCGTGCGGGTGTGACATGCTCGCAATGAAGAAAAAGCGCTCCGCGCCCGTCGAGATGGCGCTGCCGCCGCCGGCCGCGGAGCCGTGCGAGTCCGTCGCCACCGACCACGATGCGCTGTTGCGAAGCTGGATGTCGCTGGCGGAGATGCAACAGCGGATCATCAAGGTCCTGACCGCCGAAATCAGCCAGACCTCAGGCTTCGTCGAGACCGAGGCGGACCAGCTCAGCCAGAAGTTTCAGACCCTCGCGGTCAGCGCGCAGCAGCAGACCGAGCGAGTCCAGAGCCTCACCAGTCTGGCGCAGGTGGTGGAGTTCGAGAACCAGAATTTCGCCGTTCAGGATATCGGCTCGTTGCTGGAGCAGACGCTGACCGACGTCGTCTCGAAAATCCTGATGCTGTCGAAGGATTCGATGTCGATGGTCTATGCGCTCGACTCGCTCGGCATCAACGTCAAGCGGGTCGACGCCTGCATGGTACGGCTCGAGCAGATCAACCGCACCACCAACATGCTGGCGCTGAACGCCCGGATCGAAGCCGAGCGGGCCGGCGAGGCCGGCAACGCATTTCGCGTCGTCGCCAATGAGGTGCGCGAATTGTCGAAGGCCACCGACTCGCTCGCGGCGACGATGAACACCGAGCTCAAGCTGGTCCGCGAAGGATTGACCTCCGGCCAGGAGACCTTGCGTCGCGTCGCGACCATCGACATGTCGGACAATATCCTCGCCAAGGACCGCCTCGATTTGCTGATCGGCGCGCTGGCCAAGCGTAGCGCGCAACTGAAGACCACCGTCGACAGCGCGATCAGCGAGGCCGAGATCATCTCCGGCGTGGTCGACGGCATGGTGACCGGGATTCAGTTCCAGGATCGGACCAAGCAGCGGCTCGAACACGTGGTCGAGACGCTGAACGTGATCGGCGAGGCCGTCGAGGAAGTCAAATCCAGCACCGTGGCCCTGGTGCCGGAGCTGTCCGAATTACAGCCGGCCGACATGGAATGGGTCAGGAAATTGCTCGATCGTTACACGTTGAGCGAGGTGCGCGAGCGGTTCATCGCGCAGGTTGTCGATGGGCACACGTCGCCATTGCCCGAGCAGTCCTTGGCGGAAAGCGAACCGGCACACGGCGGATCAGTCGAACTATTTTAGGGAGAGTCAAATGCGCTTCGTATTCAAGGGCAGCGATGCCACGGTGTCCCTCACCGGCGAACTCACTTTCGTCGATCATCAGGCATTTCGCGAGGTCGCGGACCGTCTGGGCGCCTCCACCGGCAAGACCATCGTGATCGAGCTTGCGGACCTCGAATTCATCGATTCGGCCGGCCTCGGAATGTTGTTGATCGCGCGCGAGGAGGCCCGCAAGACGAACCGGACGCTGGTGCTGCGCGGCGCCAAGGGGCAGGTCGGGCGGATGTTCGCATTGACCAAGTTCGACACGCTGTTTTCCGTGGAGGCGTAGCGCGATGGCGACAGTCGCTGACCCCGAGATAGCAACGGCAGAACTCGAATCCAGTACCGTATGCTGGGACGGGCTGGCGGAAACGTCGCTGGCGTTGTCGCTGCTGCCGCCGGCGAGGGTCTGCGTCGAGCACCATCTGATCGTTTCACAGAAATGGCAGTCGCGCCCGCGCGCGGTCTGCCGACACTTGGGATTGGTGCTGACGACGCGCTCGGCCTATCGTTGCATGGTGGCCAAGCCGTTCGTCGATGCGATCGCGGAGCGGATCGAACTGTCTGCGGACGTCCGGGAGCGGGCGCATACGGCGCTGCAGGAAGCGGTGATGAACGCGGTGCTGCATGGCAATCTCGGGCTCGACTCCGCTTTGCGCGATGATCTTGCCGGGATGGACAAGACCCACGCGACGATCGAGGAGCTGCTGTTGACGCCGCAGGTGGCGCTGAGCGCATTGCGGATCGACGCGATCTGGAACAGCCACCATCTCATCATCATCGTGCGCGACAGCGGCAATGGCTTCGACAGAAAACAGCTGCCGACGTCGGAGGAATGGATGGCCTCCGGCCATATCGGCAGCGGCAGGGGGCTGATGATCCTCGAGGCGTTCTGCGACCGTCTGGCCCTGCTGCGCGGGGGCACCGTGATCAGGCTGGGATTCCATCTATGAACCAATCGGTCGACAGAAAATCGGGCGGCGAAAGCGTGGTTCGAACACGAACCAGCAAGAGCATTTTCGTGTCGAAGATCCTGATCGTCGACGACGACCCGCTGTCGTGCCGGTTGCTCGAGGCGATCCTGAAGAAGCATCAATTTCGCAACCTCCGATTCGCAGACGGCGGGATTTCGGCGCTGGAGCAGATCGACAGCTTCCGGCCCGATCTGGTGCTGCTCGACATGCAGATGCCGGATCTCAGCGGCCTGGAAGTTGTCGAACGGGTGCGCCAGCGGCCCGAGCTGATCGACATGGCGATCCTTGCGCAGACCGCCACGGTCGACCGCAAGGAAATGGGCACCTTGTTCATGGCGGGGGTGTCCGACTTCCTGTCGAAGCCGATCAATCCTGCGGAGCTGATCTCGCGCGTCGCGGTGCATCTGGAGCGTCAGACGCTGTTGCGCGAATTG from Rhodopseudomonas sp. BAL398 encodes the following:
- a CDS encoding chemotaxis protein CheW; this encodes MQPDQTSIAGFAQDDLDAPPGGENRQQFITFTLGAEEYGIDIMVVREIKGWTDTTMIPNAPVHVRGVINLRGVIVPIFDLRARFGVGLTVPTSMHVVIIVAAGTRTIGLLVDTVSDIISIDPKAIRPVPEMGLPTEDQFLEGLVAIDNRMVTLVSLAGLFGNSAEASKRHFKGDAATSKAA
- a CDS encoding methyl-accepting chemotaxis protein; amino-acid sequence: MMHELDAQDDLDVAKPAPVKASKKKAKPAAVSSATPSSGADRKWRSIVDAISRSQAMIEFALDGTIMEANTNFLTVFGYALDDIKGRHHSMLVDPAYRSSAEYRAFWEKLGRGEHDSGEYKRIGNGGKEIWLEASYNPFMGADGKPIGVVKYATDITQRVIKNADVSGQIAAVNKSQAVIEFGLDGTILKANDNFLNAVGYAAAELVGQHHSMFVDPLYRGSPDYRMFWDKLGRGEYDAGQYRRFGKGGREIWLEASYNPILGPDGKPYKVVKYATDITAQTVKNADFSGQIEAVNKAQAVIEFTLDGKVLRANDNFLNTMGYVSAELVGQHHSLLVEPAYRQSTDYRMFWDKLGRGEYDAGQYKRVGKGGKEVWIQASYNPIIGPDGKPFKVVKYATDITLQVKATEALQAAVQQTQDVVNAAKENDLRHRVPLEGKTGEIAQLCEGVNGLLDTMSTMIGEISETSHTLTTAAREIATGNTDLSQRTEEQAASLEETAASMEELTNTVRQNAENAQQANKLASSASDVALKGGSVVAEVVQTMDGITHASRKIADIIGVIDEIAFQTNILALNAAVEAARAGDQGRGFAVVAAEVRNLAQRSANAAKEIKGLISDSVSKVESGSRLVDTAGKTMEEIVQSVKRVTDIMAEISAASQEQRGGIEQVNNAVTQMDKVTQQNAALVEEAAAAAKSMEDQTNSMSEMVSQFLLSEGFEGSHHAPAKGGMRPTGNPVVDRTLRSAKEPVSAIRSRPSAHGGESSRQQRVEEEPVRRRVAAGGDTDWKQF
- a CDS encoding CheR family methyltransferase; this translates as MQQDYVLQDGDFRKIANLVMEKTGIVLSEKKRAFIHGRLGRRLRILGLEDFSQYCRLLESRAGEDERHMLINAVTTNHTSFFREEHHFDYLTKTVLPTIAAPYGNKPGRLRIWSAGCSTGEEPHTLAMMLREFRPSLADWDAKILATDLDTNVVSHAATGLYDADRLETIPAAYRKRYVTVEDDGRFRINDEVRSLISFAPLNLLEKWPMSGPFDVIFCRNVVIYFDKPTQRTLFDRYAELLRPDGWLFIGHSESLLNVTNRFSLVGRTIYRRTS
- the cheD gene encoding chemoreceptor glutamine deamidase CheD encodes the protein MSRHSRIHGVKPAGDAATQSGVRRYRDPRFDATAVKVFPGEHYVTAVADEMLVTILGSCVAACIRDPLANVGGMNHFMLPEAAGAGWDTASDTMRYGNVAMERLINDILARGGSRQRLEIKVFGGGNVMRGTTNIGHRNAEFVESYLGAENLPIAAHHLRGNLPRRVHYFPATGRVMLLELQRTEEEAVVRSERNYKSKIQVEPVAGSAELF
- a CDS encoding chemotaxis response regulator protein-glutamate methylesterase, whose amino-acid sequence is MQPIRVLIVDDSAFVRQVLTELLSSDPTILVVGAAPDPIVAREMIKALNPDLITLDIEMPRMDGLAFLERIMALRPMPVVMISSLTQKGADAALRALAMGAVDYIAKPMIGLSEGFQALKDEIIAVVKVAAKAKVRVASPDRAPMARLGTGQHYSSSEKVIAVGASTGGVEALQELLTAFPADSPAILVTQHMPAAFTAGFANRLDQFCAVTVSQAKDGERVLPGHVYIAPGGFHMELARSGANYVCRIGSQPPVSGHRPSVDVLFRSVAKAAGANAVGIMLTGMGSDGAQGMLEMRRAGASTIGQDEASCVVYGMPKAAFDCGAVEIELPIRKIAQQVLQNCEALAGRGVRV
- a CDS encoding methyl-accepting chemotaxis protein, coding for MKKKRSAPVEMALPPPAAEPCESVATDHDALLRSWMSLAEMQQRIIKVLTAEISQTSGFVETEADQLSQKFQTLAVSAQQQTERVQSLTSLAQVVEFENQNFAVQDIGSLLEQTLTDVVSKILMLSKDSMSMVYALDSLGINVKRVDACMVRLEQINRTTNMLALNARIEAERAGEAGNAFRVVANEVRELSKATDSLAATMNTELKLVREGLTSGQETLRRVATIDMSDNILAKDRLDLLIGALAKRSAQLKTTVDSAISEAEIISGVVDGMVTGIQFQDRTKQRLEHVVETLNVIGEAVEEVKSSTVALVPELSELQPADMEWVRKLLDRYTLSEVRERFIAQVVDGHTSPLPEQSLAESEPAHGGSVELF
- a CDS encoding STAS domain-containing protein, which gives rise to MRFVFKGSDATVSLTGELTFVDHQAFREVADRLGASTGKTIVIELADLEFIDSAGLGMLLIAREEARKTNRTLVLRGAKGQVGRMFALTKFDTLFSVEA
- a CDS encoding ATP-binding protein; the encoded protein is MATVADPEIATAELESSTVCWDGLAETSLALSLLPPARVCVEHHLIVSQKWQSRPRAVCRHLGLVLTTRSAYRCMVAKPFVDAIAERIELSADVRERAHTALQEAVMNAVLHGNLGLDSALRDDLAGMDKTHATIEELLLTPQVALSALRIDAIWNSHHLIIIVRDSGNGFDRKQLPTSEEWMASGHIGSGRGLMILEAFCDRLALLRGGTVIRLGFHL